TCATCCAGGAGCACGTCCTTGACGGTGACGTACGTCTTTTCGTCGATGACGCGCATGTTGAAGCGCGTGTGAGAGGTCTCCTCCGGGAAGCGGAAGGTGATGCTGTCACGCAGGGTCTGGATGCGCGCCAGCACCTCTTCCGGCAGGCTCGGCTGAGTCTTGGGGCGCTTGTGCCGCGTGGCCTCCTTCAGCTCCTCCACCGTGCACTCGGAGAAGGGCTTCTGCTCGAGCGTCCCGTCCGCCTTCGGTACGTCGATGAGGGTGGGACCGGGATCGTCCGCCGAGAGCTTGAGGCTGGCCGCCTTGCCGTAGGTGATCAGCGCGTACAGGTGGTACACGCTGTGGCGCGCCGCGGCCTGTTCGCTGAAGGCCCGCGCCACGGTGCCGCACGTGCTGAGCACCGACTGGGAGATCTCCTTCACCTCCTTGCTGAAGAACTCCTGGGCGTTCTTGAACCCGCCCATGGCCGCCATCTTCTTGTCCACGACGAGGTTGTAGTACTGGCCGATGCGATAGTGATTCTTGTTCACGTCCGTCCCAAGCTGGCGCAGCGTGTCGCGCACCTGGGTGAGAGTCACGTCGGTGATGCTCTTGTCTTGTTTCGCTTCCATGGTTCCGCCGTTCACTTCGAAGGGTTGATGCCGCCAGCACCAGCGCACCATCTGCTGCCGCCAGCGACGGATGGGCCACTTGCAGCACGCGGGCCAAGGACTGTGCCCTCTGAGAACGGGGGGCTTCGAGGGAGAGGAGTCCGGTTTCGTGGACGGACCGTCTCATTGCGGAGACTGGGTCGCTTCAGGTCACTTTGGGATATCCCAAAGTGACCCATGGGCGGCTGAGGACGTGGGGCCAGCGCACTCCCCATTGGAAGCCGGAGGTATCTACGCCGGGTCCAGGGCCCAGGTGCCTTCCTCCCACCGAAGCAAGGCCTGCGCCGCTTTGAATGGAACCAGCCCCTCGCCCTTGGCAGCTTCCTCCAAGACCGCCTTGGCCTCTGCCGTTCGATGGCGGAGCAGTACTGCGGCAGCCGCTACCCGGACGTCCATACGGGGATGCGTGAACAGTGCCGCTAGTGCATCTCGTCCCGCATCGCCATGCTCTCGGAGCTTGTCGAACGCGGCGCCGTATTTCCGGGCATGCTTGTTCCCGGTCCTGGCATCTCCCCGCCAGATGGCATCGGTCTGGGCGGCGACGTTCTCAGCGAACTGCGCCACGAGCTCCTCCAGCCTCATCACCAGATCCCTTTCTGGACGTTCTCCATGGCGAGCAATCCGAACTTGCGCTGAGCCTCATACGACTGCGTACTCAACCACTGACGCACGGTCAGGCTCTTTGAGCCGGTAAGATCCCATTGGATGGACGAATAGAACGCGCTAACGCGAGTGTGTAGCCCTTTCTCCAGGGGGATGACGTTCCGGGTGTTGTGGAGGGCATGAGGACCGAAGCGCGCCACGTTGCCTGGAGTCTGTTCGACGATGTGGTGCCACTGCTTGCCCTCGCCTGCTGAGCCCAGAGCGCTTCTGAGGCCACTGAAAGAGCCCCAGGATCTGACTCCAGCAGGAGGGCTGCCGGCTGAGGAGTCTCCGCCACCCAGGCTCTGGGCGGCCATGGCGACGGCGGTAGCTGGCAGGGAGATGACGATGGTGGTGCCGACGACGGCTACCGCGCGCACCTGTCCGACGTTTGCCAGGTGGAGCCCCATTCGTGAGGCACTCAGTGCCGCCGTCTCGGAGAAGCCAGGGAGCATCGGCAGCCGGGAGGCCAGCAGTGCGGCGCCCCCGGTCATGCCCTGGCTCACCACCACCGTGACCGCGAGGACGAGGACACGTGCCACGTTGGGGCCGATCCGGCTCGCGAAGCGCTGGCCTGCCTGTTCCAGCTCCTCGGCAGTGGTGGCTTTGTCGGTGGCGCGCTTGAGCTTCCGGCTTGCGTCCACAACGGCGAAGAACGTCTCGACGCCCAGGGAGAGCAGCAGGAGGGCGGAGACGATGGCAGCGGCCTTGGTGAACACCGGCTCGGGGTTGGCGGCCATGACGGCCCAGGTAATGAGGCCGGTGGCGATGACGGTGTAGAAGAGCTGGGGTGCCAGGGTGTCCTCCACGGCCCCGGCGATGCTCTCGCGCATGGGCTCGAGCGATAGGCCCAGGGCGATTCCCAGCTTGTCCCACGGGCCCAGGCCCATGACGTCATCGAGCAGAGAGAGGCAGTCTTCCCTGTGCTGGCCGGGCTTGCAGAGGCCGC
This DNA window, taken from Hyalangium gracile, encodes the following:
- a CDS encoding DUF2019 domain-containing protein, which codes for MRLEELVAQFAENVAAQTDAIWRGDARTGNKHARKYGAAFDKLREHGDAGRDALAALFTHPRMDVRVAAAAVLLRHRTAEAKAVLEEAAKGEGLVPFKAAQALLRWEEGTWALDPA
- the sitA5 gene encoding SitA5 family polymorphic toxin; the protein is MPPRFLRVFVLLLALSTACGTSRVVRLDTGGDEPLEYRQLSSAPAVNLSAAAFEHALTQWVLHMPLALRSPHQGWLVRASYPGDEVDSRWQRLMSKGFGGLCKPGQHREDCLSLLDDVMGLGPWDKLGIALGLSLEPMRESIAGAVEDTLAPQLFYTVIATGLITWAVMAANPEPVFTKAAAIVSALLLLSLGVETFFAVVDASRKLKRATDKATTAEELEQAGQRFASRIGPNVARVLVLAVTVVVSQGMTGGAALLASRLPMLPGFSETAALSASRMGLHLANVGQVRAVAVVGTTIVISLPATAVAMAAQSLGGGDSSAGSPPAGVRSWGSFSGLRSALGSAGEGKQWHHIVEQTPGNVARFGPHALHNTRNVIPLEKGLHTRVSAFYSSIQWDLTGSKSLTVRQWLSTQSYEAQRKFGLLAMENVQKGIW